The following proteins are encoded in a genomic region of Ornithodoros turicata isolate Travis chromosome 6, ASM3712646v1, whole genome shotgun sequence:
- the LOC135398691 gene encoding kunitz-type U19-barytoxin-Tl1a-like, whose protein sequence is MVARRQGGCVYFIGFIILAGATLGVVDRTALNADTSSDLCRLKPEEGPCRALIPRWFNNFITGKCEEFSYGGCEGNANNFLNKQECEDRCKYVPKKACTLDPEGGPCRALIPRWHFNETDGRCKEFSYGGCGGNENNFSSRQACEDSCLRTKQLKVNNYTSINYTMDCEPQPFKRNCTYGSKRFFYNASKEACQPLEDGTCARGRNKYDQKSKCRMACFGHPGSNITGQKFNKNDYYKDETDKGKQALKKKKY, encoded by the exons ATGGTTGCTAGAAGGCAGGGAGGCTGCGTCTACTTCATCGGGTTCATAATCCTTGCAGGTGCCACATTAG GAGTTGTAGACAGGACAGCGCTGAACGCCGACACGTCGTCGGATCTCTGTCGACTGAAGCCTGAAGAGGGGCCCTGCAGGGCGTTGATTCCCAGGTGGTTTAACAACTTTATCACTGGGAAATGTGAAGAATTCTCGTATGGCGGCTGTGAGGGAAATGCTAACAACTTTCTCAACAAGCAAGAATGCGAAGATAGGTGCAAGT ATGTACCCAAGAAGGCATGCACTCTGGATCCCGAAGGAGGTCCCTGCAGAGCGTTGATCCCGAGATGGCATTTCAATGAGACAGACGGAAGGTGTAAGGAGTTTTCCTACGGAGGATGTGGTGGGAATGAAAACAATTTCAGTTCGCGACAAGCGTGTGAGGACTCCTGCCTTCGCACGAAACAAC TGAAGGTCAACAACTACACTAGCATCAACTACACGATGGACTGTGAACCTCAACCATTCAAAAGGAACTGCACGTATGGTTCAAAGCGTTTCTTCTACAACGCAAGCAAAGAGGCATGTCAGCCCTTAGAGGATGGCACCTGCGCTAGAGGGAGAAACAAATACGATCAAAAATCGAAATGCAGGATGGCTTGCTTTG GACATCCTGGTTCGAACATCACAGGACAGAAATTCAACAAGAACGATTACTACAAGGATGAGACAGACAAGGGGAAACAggcattaaaaaagaaaaaatactga